One Romboutsia sp. 13368 genomic window carries:
- the asnS gene encoding asparagine--tRNA ligase gives MQKQFVTIKDLYRNKEEYIGKTVKVAGWIRTSRASKNFGFVELNDGSFFKNMQVVLSDEKLENFKEITKLPISSSILVEGELVSTEGAKQPVEIQATNIILEGESDSSYPLQKKRHTLEYLRTIAHLRPRSNTFSAVFRVRSLTAYAIHKFFQDRNFVYSHSPIITGSDCEGAGEMFRLTTMDLNNVPKNEDGSIDYSKDFFGKEANLTVSGQLNAEIMALAFRNVYTFGPTFRAENSNTVKHASEFWMVEPEISFADLEDNMELAEDMIKYIINYVMENAPEEMEFFNNFIDKGLIERLTKVVNSEFKRLPYTEAIELLQKSGHEFEFPVEWGCDLQTEHERFLTEEIIKGPVFVTDYPKDIKAFYMRMNEDGKTVRAMDLLVPGIGEIIGGSQREERYDVLLDRIKELGLKEEDYWWYLELRKFGTATHSGYGLGFERMLMYLTGMQNIRDVIPFPRTPKNAEF, from the coding sequence ATGCAAAAGCAATTTGTAACAATCAAAGACCTATATAGAAACAAAGAAGAATATATAGGAAAAACTGTAAAGGTAGCTGGATGGATAAGAACATCTAGAGCTTCTAAAAACTTCGGATTCGTAGAATTAAATGATGGAAGTTTCTTTAAAAATATGCAGGTAGTATTATCTGATGAAAAATTAGAAAACTTCAAGGAAATAACTAAACTTCCAATAAGTTCATCAATACTTGTTGAAGGTGAATTAGTATCTACAGAAGGTGCTAAGCAACCAGTTGAAATACAAGCAACTAACATAATATTAGAAGGTGAGTCTGATAGCTCATACCCATTACAAAAGAAAAGACATACATTAGAATACTTAAGAACAATAGCTCACTTAAGACCAAGAAGTAATACTTTCTCAGCTGTATTTAGAGTAAGATCTTTAACAGCTTATGCTATACATAAATTCTTCCAAGATAGAAACTTCGTTTACTCTCATTCTCCAATAATAACAGGAAGTGACTGTGAAGGTGCAGGAGAAATGTTTAGATTAACAACTATGGATTTAAATAATGTACCTAAGAATGAAGATGGATCAATAGATTACTCTAAAGATTTCTTTGGAAAAGAAGCTAACTTAACAGTTAGTGGTCAGTTAAATGCTGAAATAATGGCACTTGCATTTAGAAATGTTTATACATTTGGTCCAACATTTAGAGCAGAAAACTCTAATACAGTAAAACATGCATCTGAATTCTGGATGGTAGAGCCAGAAATATCATTCGCTGATTTAGAAGATAACATGGAATTAGCTGAAGATATGATAAAATACATAATAAACTATGTAATGGAAAATGCTCCAGAAGAAATGGAATTCTTCAACAATTTTATAGATAAAGGATTAATAGAAAGATTAACTAAAGTTGTAAACTCAGAATTCAAGAGATTACCATATACAGAAGCTATAGAATTATTACAAAAATCAGGACATGAGTTTGAGTTCCCAGTTGAGTGGGGATGTGACTTACAAACAGAGCATGAAAGATTCTTAACAGAAGAAATAATAAAAGGGCCTGTATTTGTAACAGATTATCCAAAAGATATAAAGGCATTCTACATGAGAATGAACGAAGATGGAAAAACTGTTAGAGCTATGGACTTATTAGTTCCTGGTATAGGAGAAATAATAGGTGGTTCTCAAAGAGAAGAAAGATATGATGTATTATTAGATAGAATAAAAGAATTAGGCTTAAAAGAAGAAGATTACTGGTGGTATTTAGAACTTAGAAAGTTCGGTACTGCTACACATTCTGGATATGGTTTAGGATTTGAAAGAATGTTAATGTACTTAACAGGAATGCAAAATATAAGAGACGTTATACCATTCCCAAGAACTCCTAAAAATGCTGAATTCTAA
- a CDS encoding SDR family oxidoreductase, whose translation MKLPFNVDLKDKVAVVTGGSGILCGAMAEALAACGAKVAILSLGQEGCDAKAAKINADGGCAIGISANVLDKESIKRAHEIILKEFGPCDILINGAGGNHPKGTTTNEYLLPEDLNNEELTTFFDLDTEGVNFVFNLNFLGTLLPSQEFAKDMINREGATIINISSMNAYTPLTKIPAYSGAKAAVTNFTQWLAVHMSKVGIRVNAIAPGFFVTAQNEKLLFNEDGTPTPRTEKILNSTPMGRFGKVDELIGTLLYLVNNDASGFVNGVCIPVDGAFSAYSGV comes from the coding sequence ATGAAATTGCCATTTAATGTTGATTTAAAAGATAAGGTTGCAGTAGTAACAGGGGGATCTGGAATACTATGTGGAGCTATGGCAGAAGCATTAGCTGCATGTGGAGCAAAAGTTGCTATACTTTCATTAGGACAAGAGGGTTGTGATGCTAAAGCAGCTAAAATAAATGCTGATGGTGGATGTGCTATAGGAATAAGTGCAAACGTTTTAGATAAAGAGAGTATAAAAAGAGCTCATGAAATAATATTAAAAGAATTTGGTCCATGTGACATATTAATAAATGGAGCAGGTGGAAACCATCCAAAAGGAACAACAACTAACGAATACTTATTACCAGAAGATTTAAATAATGAAGAATTAACTACATTCTTTGATTTAGATACAGAAGGAGTAAACTTTGTATTTAACTTAAACTTCTTAGGAACACTACTTCCATCACAAGAGTTTGCTAAGGATATGATAAACAGAGAAGGTGCTACAATAATAAACATATCTTCAATGAATGCTTATACACCACTTACAAAAATACCTGCATACTCAGGAGCTAAAGCTGCAGTAACTAACTTCACTCAATGGTTAGCTGTACATATGTCAAAAGTAGGTATAAGAGTAAATGCAATAGCGCCAGGATTCTTCGTAACAGCTCAAAATGAAAAATTATTATTCAACGAAGATGGAACTCCAACTCCAAGAACTGAGAAAATATTAAACAGCACTCCAATGGGAAGATTTGGAAAAGTTGATGAATTAATAGGAACATTATTATACTTAGTAAATAATGATGCTTCAGGATTTGTAAACGGTGTTTGTATACCTGTTGATGGAGCATTCTCAGCATATTCAGGGGTTTAA
- a CDS encoding ABC transporter substrate-binding protein: protein MKKKLLSLLLCLVVVFTVGCSNTNNETITDREGNEVNIPTNIERIVSTAPSNTEILSALGMGDKIVCMDTYSEGIENVNKDAVKMDFYSGPDAETIIGLEPDIIIASGHNKVGNADDPFKAFSDAGIPVVYIPSSESIEGIYEDIRFIASVVGKEDKGEEIITGMKDEIAKIAEVGSKITDKKSVYIEIGPXPTLYSVGNSTFINEMVEIIGAENIFKDENSWISPGEESVISKNPDVILTKVDYIE, encoded by the coding sequence ATGAAGAAAAAGTTATTATCATTATTACTATGTTTAGTTGTAGTTTTTACAGTTGGATGTAGTAACACAAACAATGAAACTATAACAGATAGAGAAGGAAATGAAGTTAACATTCCTACAAATATTGAGAGAATAGTTTCAACAGCACCATCTAATACTGAAATCTTATCTGCRCTAGGTATGGGAGATAAAATAGTTTGTATGGATACATATTCAGAAGGAATTGAAAATGTAAATAAAGATGCAGTTAAGATGGATTTTTATTCAGGTCCAGATGCAGAAACTATAATTGGATTAGAACCAGATATAATAATAGCATCAGGTCATAATAAAGTAGGAAATGCAGACGATCCATTTAAAGCATTTAGTGATGCAGGAATACCTGTAGTTTATATACCAAGTAGTGAAAGTATAGAAGGTATATATGAAGATATAAGATTTATAGCATCTGTAGTTGGAAAAGAAGATAAAGGTGAAGAAATAATAACTGGCATGAAAGATGAAATAGCCAAGATAGCTGAAGTTGGAAGTAAAATAACAGATAAAAAGAGTGTATATATTGAAATAGGTCCAKCACCTACATTATATAGTGTGGGTAACTCAACATTTATAAATGAAATGGTTGAAATAATAGGGGCTGAAAATATATTTAAAGATGAAAACTCATGGATATCTCCTGGTGAGGAATCTGTAATTAGYAAAAATCCAGATGTTATATTAACTAAAGTTGATTATATTGAAGA
- a CDS encoding FecCD family ABC transporter permease: WNLRLPRVLLAFIVGXCLXTSGSVVQSILKNQLASPYTLGVSSGAXLGAGLIIVTGISIPIIGGFTLPLVGFLFGLFTVFAVIGFSSKIDKTMSNNTIILSGMVLSLFVNALLTTINALFAQDMKSISLWQMGSFSMKGWSYVQLIIPFTIIGMIGVLRYTNEMDIITFGEEQAKAMGVETSKVKKELFILSAILTGGAISLSGTIGFIDLIAPHVVRKIFGPKHKYVVPMSFLYGGSFMVIADIVARTIIIPSELPVGAVTALIGAPFFAYVYFKK, encoded by the coding sequence TGGAACCTAAGATTACCTAGAGTGTTACTTGCATTTATCGTTGGAKGATGTTTRKCTACAAGTGGATCGGTGGTTCAATCAATTTTAAAAAATCAATTAGCATCACCATATACATTAGGTGTATCATCAGGAGCATYTTTAGGTGCAGGATTAATAATAGTAACTGGAATTTCAATACCAATTATAGGAGGATTTACTCTTCCTTTAGTAGGTTTTTTATTTGGATTATTTACAGTATTTGCTGTAATAGGATTTTCATCTAAAATAGATAAAACAATGTCTAATAATACAATAATTTTATCAGGTATGGTTTTATCTTTATTTGTGAACGCATTGCTAACAACGATAAATGCATTGTTTGCTCAAGATATGAAAAGTATATCTTTATGGCAAATGGGAAGCTTTTCTATGAAAGGATGGAGCTATGTTCAGTTGATAATACCATTTACTATAATAGGAATGATTGGAGTATTAAGATATACAAATGAAATGGATATTATAACTTTTGGAGAAGAGCAAGCAAAAGCAATGGGGGTTGAAACATCAAAGGTTAAAAAAGAACTTTTTATTTTATCAGCAATATTAACTGGTGGAGCAATATCATTAAGCGGTACAATTGGATTTATTGATTTAATTGCCCCACATGTAGTAAGAAAGATATTTGGACCAAAGCATAAGTATGTTGTACCAATGTCATTTTTATATGGAGGTAGTTTCATGGTAATAGCAGATATTGTTGCAAGAACAATAATTATTCCTTCTGAATTGCCTGTAGGTGCAGTTACAGCATTAATAGGAGCTCCATTTTTTGCTTATGTTTACTTTAAAAAATAA
- a CDS encoding ABC transporter ATP-binding protein, with the protein MLEIKELHSGYDKLDIIKDINIKINKGENLFIIGPNGCGKSTLLKSIANIINYRGRIEIDGKEISSLKRKDLAKKVGLMSQVSEIYFPYTVYETVSLGRYPYIESKFGSLSKTDIKIILDSIEKVGLXDFKEKMITELSGGQLQRVFLAKLFAQDPDIILLDEPT; encoded by the coding sequence ATGTTAGAAATTAAAGAACTTCATAGTGGATATGATAAATTAGATATAATTAAAGACATAAATATAAAAATTAATAAAGGTGAAAATTTATTTATAATAGGTCCTAATGGATGTGGAAAAAGCACTCTTTTAAAATCTATTGCTAATATAATTAATTATAGGGGTAGAATAGAGATAGATGGTAAAGAAATATCATCATTAAAAAGAAAAGATTTAGCTAAAAAAGTTGGATTAATGAGTCAAGTATCTGAAATTTATTTCCCTTATACTGTATATGAGACAGTATCTCTTGGAAGATATCCGTATATAGAAAGTAAATTTGGAAGCTTATCTAAAACAGATATAAAAATAATTTTAGATAGTATAGAAAAAGTAGGATTGAYTGACTTTAAGGAGAAAATGATAACMGAGTTATCAGGTGGACAGCTACAAAGAGTTTTTTTAGCAAAGTTATTTGCTCAGGATCCAGATATTATACTTTTAGATGAGCCTAC
- a CDS encoding zinc ribbon domain-containing protein, producing the protein MQNINDKFSKNKIQNEKISMLKEIDNAERKKASLLLHMGILTYEKIRNEIIIDDSFDSICNEILELDKLIYNNNLKINDLEESSKDIVCECGSVLNSENNFCGTCGKKIDIKDSYFIECGKCDALNEEDSNYCQCCGNKL; encoded by the coding sequence ATGCAAAATATAAATGATAAGTTTTCAAAAAATAAAATACAGAATGAAAAAATAAGTATGCTTAAAGAGATAGATAATGCAGAAAGAAAAAAAGCTAGTTTACTACTTCATATGGGTATACTGACGTATGAAAAAATAAGAAATGAAATAATAATAGATGATAGTTTTGATAGTATATGTAATGAAATTTTAGAACTAGATAAACTAATATATAATAATAATCTTAAGATAAATGATTTAGAAGAATCTTCAAAGGATATAGTATGTGAGTGTGGAAGTGTATTAAATTCTGAAAATAATTTTTGTGGAACTTGCGGTAAAAAGATAGATATAAAAGATAGTTATTTTATTGAATGTGGAAAATGTGATGCATTAAATGAAGAAGATTCTAATTACTGCCAATGTTGTGGAAATAAATTATAA